In Odocoileus virginianus isolate 20LAN1187 ecotype Illinois chromosome 5, Ovbor_1.2, whole genome shotgun sequence, a single window of DNA contains:
- the TACSTD2 gene encoding tumor-associated calcium signal transducer 2 has protein sequence MARGPGLALPLPWLLVLAAVIGQAAAQNQCVCPTNKMTVCDERDMSGRCQCRVLGSNQAVNCSMLTSKCLLLKARVRAAHSGRALVRPSEHAIVDNDGLYDPDCDQQGRFKARQCNQTSVCWCVNSVGVRRTDKGDLSLHCDELVRTYHILIDLRHRPDAPAFNHSDLDAELRQLFQQRYLLQPKFVRAVHYEHPTIQIELRQNSSQKVAGEVDIGDAAYYFERDVKGESLFLGPRDLNLRVGGHPLVLEQMLIYYLDEKPPQFSMKRLTGGLIAVIVVVVVAVVAGVAVLVITNRRKSGKYKKVEIKELGEMRQKPTL, from the coding sequence ATGGCCCGGGGCCCGGGCCTCGCGCTGCCGTTGCCGTGGCTCCTGGTGCTAGCGGCGGTGATCGGCCAGGCGGCCGCGCAGAACCAGTGCGTGTGTCCCACCAACAAGATGACCGTGTGCGACGAGCGCGACATGAGCGGCCGCTGCCAGTGCCGCGTGCTCGGCTCGAACCAGGCGGTCAACTGCTCCATGCTCACCTCCAAGTGCCTGCTGCTCAAGGCGCGCGTGCGCGCCGCCCACAGCGGCCGCGCGCTGGTGCGGCCGAGCGAGCACGCGATCGTGGACAACGACGGCCTGTACGACCCGGACTGCGACCAGCAGGGGCGCTTCAAGGCGCGCCAGTGCAACCAGACGTCGGTGTGCTGGTGCGTGAACTCGGTGGGCGTGCGCCGCACCGACAAGGGCGACCTGAGCCTGCACTGCGACGAGCTGGTGCGCACCTATCACATCCTCATTGACTTGCGCCACCGCCCAGACGCCCCCGCCTTCAACCACTCGGACCTGGACGCCGAGCTGCGACAGCTCTTCCAGCAGCGCTACCTGCTGCAGCCCAAGTTCGTGAGGGCCGTGCACTACGAGCACCCCACCATCCAGATCGAGCTGCGCCAGAACTCGTCGCAGAAGGTCGCCGGCGAGGTGGACATCGGCGACGCCGCCTACTACTTCGAGAGGGACGTCAAGGGCGAGTCTCTGTTCCTAGGCCCCCGCGACCTCAACTTGCGCGTGGGCGGACACCCCCTGGTCCTGGAGCAGATGCTCATCTACTACCTGGACGAGAAGCCCCCCCAGTTCTCCATGAAGCGCCTCACCGGCGGCCTCATCGCCGTCATCGTGGTGGTCGTGGTGGCGGTGGTCGCCGGCGTGGCCGTCCTGGTGATCACCAATAGGAGGAAGTCGGGAAAGTACAAGAAGGTGGAGATCAAGGAACTGGGGGAGATGAGACAGAAACCGACCTTGTAG